TCACGCAGGCGGCACAGGAAGCCTGGCAGGCAGGCACCATCGGCGTGATGATCGGGGCCGTCCTCGGTGCGCTGGCCGACGATCGCCGGCCGGTGCGCGGCGTCATCGCCGGCGTGCTGCTCGGCGCCATCATGGGCTACGGCGGCAGTTTCGCGTGGAAGACGCGGCCCCTCACGTCGGCCATGGCGCGTGGCGCGGGCAGACGCATCGGCGAGACGCGCGACAAGCACTGGCTCAGCAAGCATCCCATCCCGTATTGCTGAGATCTTCCCTCTTGCCGCGCCGGACCCCGGCCCGCTCGAGGCGGGGGCCTGCTAGCGCCGCGCCTGCTCCCCCGGCACCGACGGCGCCGGCAGGTTCTTCGGCGTGAACTCGAAGTACGGCGTTGCCACCTTCTCGCCGGGCGCGGCGGCTTTCGGCGTCGGCGCACCGGCAGGACCCAGCGAGCGGACGAAGCGGTAGAGCGCGGTGAGATCCCGATCCGACATCGAGCTCAAATTGAACCACGGCATCGGCGGCCGCATCGGCGTGCGCGCACGCTGGATCCACTCTGCCTCCGTCATGTCGCTCACCAGCAGGCGCAGATTCGCCGGATAGGTTGTGCCCCAGGGGCCCTGGAATCCCACGTCGCTGCCGGTAAGCCATTGCTGGACGGGGACCTTGCCGTCGGACTGCATGTAGCCCGGCGTGTGACAGTCGTTGCACCCGCTCACCCGGGCGAGATACTTGCCGCGTTCGATCAGGCGATTCTCGGCGTCGGTGCCGGTCGCCGAGGCGCTGCTTGCGAGGAGCGACAGCCCGCCCGCGGCGGCAACGGCAAGGTTACGGATGTTCATGGTGAATGCCCTCCAGTTGAATGGAGAGCAGATTACTTCGGGCGTTGCGGGCGCGTCGCTAAATGTTCCCTTAATAAACCTTAAGAAAACCCTAAAGGACGGCTTGGCACCGGCGAGCCAATCCGTGCAACATTGCGCCGTGGTCGTTCCCGTAGCGCGATGCATTCCCAACCACCCGTCCCATTGCAGCTCACCGCGACGCAAGCCGCCTTTCTCGGCGGTCCGGTCGCCATCAACGCCGCCTCGCACGACGCCATCGGCATTCCCTCCATCGCCCGCGGCTTCGGTTGTCGGGTGACGCCGGACCGGCGCGAAGTCGTGATCCTGCTGTCGATGCAGCGGGCGCAGGCGGTCCTGCGCGACCTCGCGGCAGGGGCTGCGATTGCCGTCGTATTCAGCCGCCCCAAGACCCACGAGACACTGCAGCTCAAAGGCATGCGCGGGCGCATTCAACCGCTGGCGGAAGGGGACCGCGAGATCATGCTGGCGTACGCTGCGATGTTCGCCGCGGAAATCGTGGCGCTGGGCTACCACGAGCGCTTCGCGCGGTCGCTCACGCAGCCAGCGGGCGACGAAGCGATCGCGGTGGCCTTCCTGCCGAACGCAGCGTTCGATCAGACCCGAAGGCCGGCATGCGCCTGTGACGATAAGCCTGCGCGCCCTGCGGCGCTGTTTCGAGGGTGCAGTGCCGGCCTGCATCGCCACCTGCGCGGCGGACGGCACGCCGAACGTCACCAAGCTGTCGCACGTGCAGTTCGTCGACGACGGGCACGTCGCGCTGTCCTATCAGTTCTTCAACAAGACGCGCGAGAACATCCTGCAGAACGGCCGCGCGACGGTTGAAGTGCTGGACCCCGACACCGCCGCGCATTTCACGCTGCGGCTGCAATACCTGCGCACCGAAACCGCGGGCCCGCTGTTCGAGAACATGAAGGCCCGGCTGGCGGCCATCGCCTCGCACAGCGGAATGAGCAAGGTCTTCCGGCTATTGGGTTCCGACGTCTACCGCGTGCTCGACGTGGAGGCGGTGACCGAGGCGGCCGGGCTGGAGGCATCGTCCCGCGCGGAACCATTGTCGGGTTTGCGCGCCTGCTCGACTGCCCTCGCATCCTGCGCCGATCTCGACCGTCTGCTGGATACATTGCTGGCGGGACTGGAGACCTGGCTGGACATCCAACATGCCATGGTGCTAATGCCTGAACGGGACGGCCGGCGGCTCTTTACGGTCGCCACGCGAGGTTATGCGGAGTCCGGCGTCGGTTCGGAGATCTGCATGGGCGAAGGCATCCTGGGCGTGGCCGCGGCGGCGCGTACCCCCATCCGTATCGGCTACGCGGTGCAGGAATACCGCTACAGCCTGGCGGCACGCCAGCGGTTCGCGGAAAGTGCCGCTGCCGATGCGCTGGAAACCGAAATCCCGTTCCCGGGGCTGGCCGAGGCCGGCAGCCAGATGGCGGTTCCGGTGATGCTCGGCGACCGGCTGCTCGGTGTGCTGTACGTGGAGAGCCCGCACGAGCAGCGCTTCACCTACGAGCACGAGGACGCCTTGGTGGTCCTGGCGGCGCATCTCGCGCTGTGCATCGATTTCCTGTCGCGCAGCGCGGAACAGCCTGGAGAGATCGCGCGGTCGCCAGCGGGCGCAAAGCCCGCCGCTTCTTCCGGCGCCCCGGCGCAGGTCCGACATTTTCCCGCCGACCACAGCGTGTTCGTGGACAACGACTACCTGATCAAGGGCGTGGCGGGCGCCATCATCTGGAAGCTCCTGCGCGAGCATGCGGCGGGTCGCATGGAGTTCACCAACCGCGAACTGCGTCTGGATGCCTCGCTCAAGCTGCCGGATATCACCGACAACCTGGACGCGCGGCTCATTCTCCTGCAGCGTCGGCTGGCAGAGCGCTGCGACTTCGTCGCGATCGAGAAGACCGGCCGTGGTCGTTTTCGCCTGCGCGTGGAGCGGCCGCTGCGCTTGAGCGAAGCGACGTGAAAACGGCGGGGCGGGCGCCGCTGCGACGATGGCGTCCCGCCCCGGTAGCGCTCGGAATTACGCGACGTTGATCTCGATGCGCCGCGGCTTTGCTTGCTCGACCTTGGGGATGCGCAGCTTGAGCACACCCTGGTTGAGCTCTGCGGACACCTTCTCGGTATCGAGTTCCTTGCTCAGCGTGAACACGCGCCGGTAGCGCGGCAGGGCGACCTCGGCGTGGCTCGCCTCCATCGCTTCCGGAACGGAGACACTCAGCGCCCCTTCGACCGTCAGCGTGTCGGCTTCGACGTGCACGTTGAGCCCGTCCTTCGACACGCCGGGCAGATCCGCGTACAGCGTGATGCCCGTGCTGTCCTCGATCACATCGACTGCCGGCACCAGACCCGTCTCGCGGGGTGCCTGGGTTTCCCGGGTTACTGCTGATCTTTCGCTCATGGTCTTTCCTCCTGATTTACTGGACAGTGATGCGGCGCGGCTGGGCCGACTCGCGGCGCTTGATGCTCACGTGCAGGACACCGTCGCGATAGTTGGCCGACACGGCATTGGGATCGAGATCGTCGCTCAGGCTGACCACCCGGCTGAAGCGACCGCTGAAGCGCTCGTTGATGTGCACGGCCGCTTTTTCCTCCGCGGCCGGCAGGGTCGGCTTGCGCTCGCCGGAGATCGTCAGCACGCCGCGATCCAGATTGACGTCGAGACTCGCGGGATCGAGCCCCGGAGCGAATGCGTAGATCTCCACCGACTGCGGTGTGCCACCGACGTTCAGCGCGGGAAACCCGCCGCGCCCGAAGCCGCGGATACTGGGGGAGATATCGAATGCCTGCTGCATGTCGCGCTGCAGGCGGTCGAGTTCGGCAAAGACATCACGTGAGAACAGTGAACGGTACATCGTAATCCTCCTTCGAAGACGGGGCATGTGAACCCGGGAGTGTGGTCCCGGTGTTTGCGTAATCCGAAGGTGTGGACGAGGCACCGGGATTTCAACCGGATGACCCGGGCTCGGGCACACATTGTTGCGGGAGGTAAAGCGAAGACGGCGCCTCGAGACCGAGGCGCCGTCTTAAGAAGTGGGGCCGCTGTCGTGGAGCGGCGATGTCCTGTCAGTCGTGGTCGTGATGCCGGTGCTTGCCCTTGCAGTGACCCGGCGGCCAGCACTGGCCATCGCGAACGTAGACGACTTCCTTTTGCACGACGGTCTTCTGCTTGGGCTGATTGACCGAACTGCCGATCGCGGCGCCGGCCGCACCGCCCAGACCGCCGCCGACGATCGCGCCGGTTTTCCCGCCCACCGCCGAGCCCACCGCCGCCCCGGCCGCGCCGCCCAGGCCGCCGCCGATCACCGCACCGCCGTCGATGTCACCGGCGTGCGCAGCACCGGCCCATGCCACCAGCAGTAGCGCAGACACCTTCCGAAACACCT
This region of Betaproteobacteria bacterium genomic DNA includes:
- a CDS encoding cytochrome C, with translation MNIRNLAVAAAGGLSLLASSASATGTDAENRLIERGKYLARVSGCNDCHTPGYMQSDGKVPVQQWLTGSDVGFQGPWGTTYPANLRLLVSDMTEAEWIQRARTPMRPPMPWFNLSSMSDRDLTALYRFVRSLGPAGAPTPKAAAPGEKVATPYFEFTPKNLPAPSVPGEQARR
- a CDS encoding Hsp20/alpha crystallin family protein yields the protein MYRSLFSRDVFAELDRLQRDMQQAFDISPSIRGFGRGGFPALNVGGTPQSVEIYAFAPGLDPASLDVNLDRGVLTISGERKPTLPAAEEKAAVHINERFSGRFSRVVSLSDDLDPNAVSANYRDGVLHVSIKRRESAQPRRITVQ
- a CDS encoding GAF domain-containing protein, with translation MTISLRALRRCFEGAVPACIATCAADGTPNVTKLSHVQFVDDGHVALSYQFFNKTRENILQNGRATVEVLDPDTAAHFTLRLQYLRTETAGPLFENMKARLAAIASHSGMSKVFRLLGSDVYRVLDVEAVTEAAGLEASSRAEPLSGLRACSTALASCADLDRLLDTLLAGLETWLDIQHAMVLMPERDGRRLFTVATRGYAESGVGSEICMGEGILGVAAAARTPIRIGYAVQEYRYSLAARQRFAESAAADALETEIPFPGLAEAGSQMAVPVMLGDRLLGVLYVESPHEQRFTYEHEDALVVLAAHLALCIDFLSRSAEQPGEIARSPAGAKPAASSGAPAQVRHFPADHSVFVDNDYLIKGVAGAIIWKLLREHAAGRMEFTNRELRLDASLKLPDITDNLDARLILLQRRLAERCDFVAIEKTGRGRFRLRVERPLRLSEAT
- a CDS encoding Hsp20/alpha crystallin family protein; protein product: MSERSAVTRETQAPRETGLVPAVDVIEDSTGITLYADLPGVSKDGLNVHVEADTLTVEGALSVSVPEAMEASHAEVALPRYRRVFTLSKELDTEKVSAELNQGVLKLRIPKVEQAKPRRIEINVA